In one Nostoc sp. KVJ3 genomic region, the following are encoded:
- a CDS encoding ATP-binding protein — translation MTDETIDLTNCDREPIHIPSLIQPHGVLLVLKDPTLEILQVSRNTQEFLVRQPEELLGNPLSCLFNAMQMKLIHKCLAEDFESINPLNLSIKRLNKLIYFDGILHRLDPIIILELEPKQAKGQISFFNFYQEVRGTITRIQKAPTLLEMCQVVVTEVRRITGFERVMVYQFDREGAGSVIAEDTNQETPYLDLHYPPSDIPKQARQLYTLNWLRLIPDASYQPLTLIPANNPVTNQPLDLSLSVLRSVSPIHLEYLQNMGVTASMSISLMHEKKLWGLIACHHSSPKYVSYNIRTVCEFIGQVMSVELANKEAIQDIDYKNQLKSLQTQFVEELSQAEYFLDGMVQLKSQLLNLASATGAVICSGSQWIRVGKTPSQEEVHALLDWIKPHLYHNLFETRSLMKNYPAAESYKAIASGVLALEISKVHHNYILWFRPEIIQTVNWGGNPNKPVEVLSNGSLRLSPRKSFALWQQTVQGCALPWKPCEVEAITELRSLVVGVVLRQADKLASMNFELQRSNEELDSFAYVASHDLKEPLRGIHNYANFLMEDYADVLNDDGIAKLQTLVRLTQRMEDLINSLLHFSRLGRAELIRQPVNLNELVQQVINTLTIARPQSEVEFRIPQPLQIIQCDRAQINELFSNLISNAIKYNDKPQKWVEIGFIEGNGESKVASNSVTFYVRDNGIGILQEHLDKIFQIFRRLHGRDEFGGGTGVGLTIARKIAERHGGRIWVESTPTIGSTFYFTVSVEANR, via the coding sequence ATGACTGATGAGACGATTGATTTGACGAACTGCGATCGCGAACCGATCCACATTCCCAGTCTGATCCAGCCTCACGGGGTTTTACTGGTTTTAAAAGATCCCACTCTGGAAATCCTTCAGGTGAGCCGAAACACTCAAGAATTTCTTGTCCGTCAACCGGAAGAATTACTGGGCAATCCTTTGTCATGCTTATTCAATGCCATGCAAATGAAGCTGATTCACAAATGCCTGGCGGAGGATTTTGAAAGTATTAATCCCCTCAACTTGTCTATCAAGCGGCTAAATAAATTAATCTATTTTGATGGTATTTTACATCGTTTAGATCCGATTATTATTCTGGAATTGGAGCCGAAACAGGCGAAGGGACAAATAAGCTTTTTTAACTTCTATCAAGAGGTAAGAGGAACCATTACCCGCATTCAAAAAGCACCTACGCTGTTAGAAATGTGCCAAGTTGTGGTTACAGAAGTTCGGCGAATCACTGGCTTTGAACGCGTCATGGTCTATCAATTCGATCGGGAAGGGGCAGGGAGTGTCATCGCTGAAGATACCAATCAGGAAACACCCTATCTAGACTTACACTATCCGCCCTCTGATATTCCCAAGCAAGCCCGACAGCTATATACCCTCAACTGGCTGCGGCTGATTCCAGATGCCAGCTACCAGCCTTTAACTTTAATTCCAGCGAACAATCCGGTAACGAATCAACCCCTCGATCTGAGTCTATCAGTGTTACGAAGTGTTTCTCCGATTCATCTAGAGTACCTGCAAAATATGGGTGTGACTGCCTCTATGTCTATTTCCCTGATGCACGAAAAAAAGCTTTGGGGATTGATAGCCTGTCATCATTCATCACCTAAGTATGTTTCTTACAATATCCGCACCGTGTGCGAATTCATTGGACAGGTAATGTCTGTGGAACTGGCAAACAAAGAAGCGATTCAAGACATTGATTACAAAAATCAATTGAAGTCACTGCAAACTCAATTTGTTGAAGAGTTGTCTCAGGCTGAGTATTTCCTGGATGGAATGGTGCAACTTAAATCTCAATTACTCAATCTGGCCAGCGCCACGGGAGCAGTAATATGCAGTGGCAGTCAGTGGATTCGAGTCGGTAAAACACCATCTCAAGAAGAGGTTCACGCTTTACTGGATTGGATTAAACCCCATCTTTATCATAACTTGTTCGAGACGCGATCGCTCATGAAAAATTACCCTGCTGCCGAGTCATATAAAGCGATCGCTAGTGGGGTGTTAGCTTTAGAAATTTCTAAAGTTCATCACAATTACATTCTCTGGTTTCGTCCAGAAATCATTCAAACGGTGAATTGGGGCGGCAATCCCAACAAACCTGTAGAAGTTTTATCAAATGGCAGTTTGCGACTGTCTCCTCGCAAATCTTTTGCATTGTGGCAACAAACGGTGCAAGGATGTGCCCTGCCGTGGAAACCCTGTGAAGTTGAAGCGATTACTGAACTGCGAAGCCTAGTTGTGGGTGTTGTATTGCGGCAAGCAGACAAACTGGCATCGATGAATTTTGAATTACAACGGAGTAACGAAGAACTCGATTCTTTTGCCTACGTCGCCTCCCATGACTTGAAGGAACCTCTGCGGGGTATTCATAACTATGCTAACTTCTTAATGGAAGACTATGCAGACGTACTAAATGACGATGGGATTGCCAAACTCCAAACCCTGGTGCGGTTGACGCAGCGAATGGAAGACCTGATCAACTCACTCCTCCATTTCTCCCGGTTGGGACGTGCCGAACTGATCCGACAACCAGTAAATCTCAATGAGTTAGTGCAACAGGTAATCAATACTTTGACCATTGCTCGACCACAAAGTGAAGTCGAGTTTCGCATTCCTCAACCCCTTCAAATCATTCAATGCGATCGCGCTCAGATTAATGAACTTTTCAGCAACCTAATCAGCAACGCCATCAAATACAATGATAAACCCCAGAAGTGGGTTGAAATTGGTTTCATTGAAGGAAATGGTGAAAGCAAAGTTGCTTCCAATTCTGTGACTTTCTACGTTCGAGATAACGGCATTGGAATCTTACAAGAACATCTTGACAAAATCTTTCAAATCTTCCGCCGCTTACATGGACGAGACGAATTTGGCGGTGGGACTGGTGTAGGATTAACCATTGCCCGCAAAATTGCAGAACGGCACGGTGGTAGAATTTGGGTGGAGTCTACACCAACTATTGGCAGTACTTTTTACTTTACCGTATCGGTGGAGGCAAATAGATGA
- the xseB gene encoding exodeoxyribonuclease VII small subunit produces MVKRKSASSSDSMEDWNYETKVAEIEGIITRIEAGELELEAVFEQFASAVESLRQCESFLQQRQQQVDLLIETLSQE; encoded by the coding sequence ATGGTTAAACGTAAAAGTGCTTCTAGTTCTGATTCGATGGAAGACTGGAATTATGAGACTAAGGTTGCTGAAATAGAGGGAATTATTACCCGCATTGAGGCGGGTGAGTTGGAATTGGAAGCGGTGTTTGAGCAATTTGCAAGTGCTGTTGAGTCTTTGCGTCAGTGCGAAAGTTTTTTGCAGCAGCGACAGCAGCAGGTGGATTTGTTGATTGAAACATTAAGCCAAGAGTAG
- the xseA gene encoding exodeoxyribonuclease VII large subunit, producing MTLDLPDSLILNTALSVSGLTDYIRLLLEQDEQLRQVWVTGEVSSANHHRSGLFFTLQDTDGTAGIKCVIWNSQLPKLAQMPVAGEQIIILGSIRLYPQRGEYQLSVWQTLPAGVGLQALRYQQLKNRLLAEGLFDTQRKRSLPTHPQTIAVVTSPTAAAWGDIQKTLRQRYPGLQVLFSPATVQGEQAPESIVKAIERVERDGRAEVLILSRGGGAVEELACFNDERVVRSLASCSIPVITGIGHQRDESLADLVADVCVHTPTAAAERVVPALSELYTEHRQRVVALHEAVHDSWENAENKLQGLRNRLRRLRLDRQVQQEVAKLAWKRQHLVQMTMGRSQQATQHLELLRQKLASLDPKAVLQRGYAVVRREDGAIARSAGELAVGEDLVIQLGQGGVKVKIVEVNEPQRQ from the coding sequence ATGACTCTCGACCTTCCCGACTCTCTGATTCTCAATACTGCACTTTCAGTTTCTGGATTAACTGACTATATCCGTTTGCTGTTAGAGCAAGATGAACAATTGCGGCAAGTTTGGGTAACTGGTGAAGTTTCCAGTGCTAACCATCATCGCAGCGGGTTATTTTTTACGCTGCAAGATACAGACGGTACCGCCGGAATAAAATGTGTGATATGGAATAGCCAATTGCCAAAACTTGCCCAAATGCCAGTTGCCGGTGAGCAGATCATTATTTTGGGTAGTATTCGCCTATATCCGCAACGGGGAGAGTATCAGTTATCAGTTTGGCAAACCTTACCTGCTGGTGTTGGTTTACAGGCATTGCGCTATCAACAACTCAAAAATCGCTTGCTGGCTGAGGGGTTGTTCGACACGCAAAGAAAGCGATCGCTCCCCACACATCCCCAAACGATCGCTGTCGTCACTTCTCCAACGGCTGCGGCTTGGGGTGATATCCAAAAAACCCTCAGACAAAGGTATCCAGGTTTACAGGTTTTATTTTCTCCCGCCACAGTACAAGGTGAGCAAGCGCCCGAATCTATCGTTAAAGCAATTGAACGGGTGGAAAGAGATGGACGCGCCGAAGTGCTAATTTTATCGCGGGGTGGTGGCGCGGTGGAAGAGTTGGCTTGTTTTAATGATGAACGAGTGGTGCGATCGCTGGCTAGTTGTTCTATTCCGGTAATTACTGGTATCGGCCATCAACGAGATGAATCTTTGGCGGATTTAGTTGCAGATGTCTGTGTACATACACCAACGGCGGCGGCGGAAAGAGTCGTACCCGCCCTTTCGGAATTGTATACTGAACATCGGCAGCGAGTTGTGGCTTTACATGAGGCAGTGCATGACTCTTGGGAAAATGCTGAGAATAAACTGCAAGGATTACGGAATCGGTTGCGACGTTTGCGGTTAGATCGGCAAGTGCAGCAGGAGGTGGCAAAGCTAGCTTGGAAGCGTCAGCATTTGGTGCAGATGACAATGGGGCGATCGCAGCAAGCAACGCAGCATTTAGAATTACTACGGCAAAAGTTGGCTAGTCTTGACCCGAAAGCGGTGTTGCAGCGTGGTTATGCGGTGGTAAGAAGGGAAGATGGAGCGATCGCTCGTTCTGCGGGAGAGTTGGCTGTGGGGGAAGATTTAGTGATTCAGTTGGGGCAGGGTGGGGTTAAAGTGAAGATTGTGGAGGTAAACGAACCGCAGAGGCAATAG
- a CDS encoding HEAT repeat domain-containing protein, with the protein MNEDNNLQYWLEMLRSTDLNDRIVAVKTLQHLGDEETIDALIIALKDEHITIQKIAISALWEIANPAAIPALVECLASVDIDIRTEAASALNELITQDELLLLLDKLQSNNVNLQLNILVLLRKIHDIQSLPAILPFLESKNPELRETAVTTLRYINQLEKCPQALNLIFDREAIVRRAAALTLGHLQDTEVITILSQALTNDSDWQVRRNAAKSLAIHENRQAISVLEIALSDEHWQVRKSAAQALQKIPDVQVMPKLIQALTDEYADVRKEAVIALGNLAHSDVINPLKQALDDPDREVSIQAQRAIQKTQTDLCEAHT; encoded by the coding sequence ATGAATGAAGATAACAACCTCCAGTATTGGCTAGAAATGTTGCGATCGACCGATCTAAATGACCGGATAGTAGCTGTCAAAACTTTACAACATCTAGGTGATGAAGAAACAATAGATGCTTTAATTATCGCTTTAAAAGATGAGCATATTACTATTCAAAAAATAGCGATATCTGCTCTTTGGGAAATTGCTAATCCGGCTGCGATTCCTGCTTTAGTTGAATGCCTCGCTTCAGTAGATATAGATATTCGTACTGAAGCAGCATCAGCATTAAATGAGTTAATTACACAAGATGAACTGTTACTTTTACTAGATAAACTACAAAGTAATAACGTCAATCTCCAATTAAATATTTTAGTGCTTTTGCGGAAGATACATGACATTCAATCTTTACCCGCCATTTTACCATTTTTAGAATCAAAAAATCCTGAATTAAGAGAAACAGCCGTTACAACACTGCGATATATCAATCAACTAGAAAAATGTCCCCAAGCTTTAAATTTAATCTTTGATCGAGAAGCAATTGTCCGTCGGGCGGCAGCTTTAACTTTAGGACATTTACAAGATACAGAAGTGATTACAATACTTTCTCAAGCACTCACAAATGATAGTGACTGGCAAGTTCGCCGGAATGCAGCTAAATCTCTAGCTATTCATGAAAATCGTCAAGCAATTTCAGTATTAGAAATTGCTTTAAGTGATGAACATTGGCAAGTGCGGAAATCAGCAGCACAAGCGTTGCAGAAAATCCCAGATGTTCAAGTTATGCCGAAATTAATTCAAGCATTAACAGATGAATATGCCGATGTCCGAAAAGAAGCAGTAATTGCACTTGGCAATTTAGCTCATTCTGATGTTATTAATCCCTTGAAACAAGCATTGGACGATCCCGATCGAGAAGTTTCCATCCAAGCACAACGCGCAATTCAAAAGACTCAAACAGATTTATGTGAGGCACACACGTAG
- a CDS encoding ferredoxin family protein: MALINQRIDVPVIVDESKCLEKCTACIEVCPLDVLAKNPETGKAYMKYDECWFCLPCEKECPTNAITVQIPFLLR, encoded by the coding sequence ATGGCTTTAATCAATCAGAGAATAGATGTTCCTGTTATCGTTGATGAATCGAAATGTCTAGAAAAATGTACGGCTTGTATTGAAGTTTGTCCTTTGGATGTGTTGGCAAAAAATCCAGAGACAGGCAAAGCTTACATGAAATATGATGAGTGTTGGTTTTGTCTACCTTGTGAAAAAGAATGTCCAACTAATGCCATTACTGTGCAAATTCCCTTTTTATTACGTTAA
- a CDS encoding GNAT family N-acetyltransferase, which yields MTKKITIVEQFKIKQAEIKDAERIAILAKQLGYSVMNQQVEQRLARIQNDDAHIVYVVTGENDYVIGWAHAYICDSLLISTPALLLGLVVDKDYRSNGIGRILMQQIENWASLAGSEGVLVRSNIKRKEAHLFYEKIGYTNIKQSLTFHKQLV from the coding sequence ATGACTAAAAAAATCACTATTGTTGAGCAATTTAAAATTAAACAGGCTGAGATTAAAGATGCCGAACGAATAGCTATCCTTGCCAAACAACTTGGATATTCTGTGATGAATCAACAAGTAGAGCAACGCCTTGCTAGAATTCAAAATGATGATGCTCATATTGTATATGTCGTGACTGGAGAAAATGACTATGTGATTGGTTGGGCACACGCTTATATTTGCGATTCATTACTTATCTCAACTCCTGCACTTCTTTTGGGGTTAGTTGTAGATAAAGATTATCGTTCCAATGGAATTGGACGTATTTTAATGCAGCAAATTGAAAATTGGGCTTCTCTAGCTGGAAGTGAGGGTGTTCTAGTACGTTCTAATATTAAACGCAAAGAAGCTCACTTGTTTTATGAAAAAATTGGCTATACCAATATAAAACAGTCATTGACTTTTCATAAACAGTTAGTTTAG